The following are from one region of the Dromaius novaehollandiae isolate bDroNov1 chromosome 26, bDroNov1.hap1, whole genome shotgun sequence genome:
- the SLC23A2 gene encoding solute carrier family 23 member 2 isoform X1 → MQVLDILETMGIGKNTTSKAVETGGSTEGKYEDESKHPTFFTLPVVINGGATSSGDQDTEDTELMAIYTTENGIAEKSSLAETLDSSGSLDAQRTDMIYTIEDVPPWYLCIFLGLQHYLTCFSGTIAVPFLLADAMCVGFDQWATSQLIGTIFFCVGITTLLQTTFGCRLPLFQASAFAFLAPARAILSLEKWKCNNTDITVTNGTTELLHTEHIWYPRIREIQGAIIMSSLIEVVIGLLGLPGALLRYIGPLTITPTVALIGLSGFQAAGERAGKHWGIAMLTIFLVLLFSQYARNVKFPLPIYKSKKGWTAYRLQLFKMFPIILAILVSWLLCFIFTVTDVFPPDSSKYGFYARTDARRGVLLVAPWFKVPYPFQWGLPTISAAGVIGMLSAVVASIIESIGDYYACARLSCAPPPPIHAINRGIFIEGLSCVLDGVFGTGNGSTSSSPNIGVLGITKVGSRRVIQYGAAFMLLLGMVGKFSALFASLPDPVLGALFCTLFGMITAVGLSNLQFIDLNSSRNLFVLGFSIFFGLVLPSYLKQNPLVTGIAGIDQVLNVLLTTAMFVGGCVAFILDNTIPGSPEERGIRKWKKGVGKGSKSLDGMETYDLPFGMNFIKKYRCFSFLPISPTFMGYTWKGFRKSSNCRSSDEDSEATV, encoded by the exons ATGCAAGTCCTTGACATCCTGGAAACGATGGGGATTGGTAAGAATACCACTTCGAAAGCGGTGGAGACAGGAGGCTCAACAGAAGGCAAATATGAGGATGAATCTAAACATCCCACCTTTTTCACTCTGCCT gtCGTGATAAATGGTGGAGCAACATCCAGTGGTGATCAGGACACGGAAGACACAGAGTTGATGGCAATCTATACTACAGAAAACGGCATAGCGGAAAAG AGCTCTCTGGCAGAGACGCTGGACAGCAGTGGCAGTTTAGACGCACAGAGAACTGACATGATTTACACTATCGAAGATGTTCCTCCTTGGTATCTCTGCATATTTTTGGGGTTACAG CATTACTTAACGTGTTTCAGTGGAACTATAGCAGTGCCCTTTTTGCTAGCTGATGCCATGTGTGTTGGATTTGACCAGTGGGCTACCAGCCAGTTGATTGGGaccattttcttctgtgtggGCATCACTACGTTGTTACAAACAACTTTTGGGTGCAG GTTACCCTTGTTTCAAGCGAGTGCTTTTGCATTCCTAGCACCTGCTAGAGCGATACTGTCCTTGGAGAAGTGGAAATGTAATAATACAG atATAACAGTTACAAATGGAACGACAGAACTGCTTCACACTGAGCACATCTGGTATCCCAGAATACGAGAG ATCCAAGGTGCTATCATCATGTCCTCCTTGATAGAAGTGGTGATCGGTCTGCTTGGCCTTCCCGGCGCCCTGCTGCGATACATCGGGCCTCTGACTATCACGCCGACTGTCGCTCTCATCGGCCTCTCCGGTTTCCAGGCAGCGGGGGAAAGAGCAGGCAAACACTGGGGTATCGCTATGTT gACTATTTTCCTAGTATTGTTGTTTTCTCAGTATGCCAGAAATGTCAAATTTCCTTTACCAATTTACAAATCCAAGAAAGGATGGACAGCATACAGGCTGcagcttttcaaaatgtttcct ATTATTTTAGCTATTTTGGTGTCATGGTTGCTCTGCTTCATCTTCACGGTGACGGATGTCTTTCCCCCTGACAGTTCGAAGTATGGCTTCTACGCTCGCACAGACGCCCGCCGAGGAGTGCTCTTGGTAGCTCCGTGGTTCAAGGTTCCTTATCCTT ttCAGTGGGGACTGCCAACAATTTCGGCTGCTGGAGTAATCGGGATGCTTAGCGCGGTTGTTGCTAGCATTATTGAATCAATAGGGGATTACTATGCCTGTGCCAGGTTGTCttgtgctcctcctcctcctattcATGCAATAAATAG AGGGATTTTCATTGAGGGTCTTTCCTGTGTTTTGGACGGAGTATTTGGGACGGGGAACGGATCCACTTCTTCCAGCCCTAACATTGGTGTCTTGGGCATCACGAAG GTTGGAAGTCGGAGGGTTATTCAGTATGGTGCAGCCTTCATGCTCTTGCTTGGAATGGTCGGCAAGTTCAGCGCTCTCTTTGCATCGCTGCCGGACCCCGTGCTTGGTGCCCTCTTCTGCACTCTCTTTG gaaTGATTACAGCTGTGGGTCTGTCTAATCTCCAGTTCATAGATTTAAATTCTTCTCGTAACCTGTTTGTACTtggattttccattttctttggaCTTGTCCTTCCAAGCTATCTCAAACAAAATCCACTGGTCACAG GAATAGCGGGCATTGATCAAGTATTGAATGTTCTCCTCACTACAGCCATGTTCGTTGGTGGTTGCGTTGCGTTTATTTTGGATAATACCATTCCAG GAAGCCCTGAAGAAAGGGGAAtaaggaaatggaagaaagggGTTGGTAAAGGAAGCAAGTCGCTGGATGGCATGGAAACGTACGATTTGCCCTTTGGCATGAACTTTATCAAAAAATACAGGTGTTTCAGCTTCCTGCCAATCAGCCCTACCTTTATGGGCTACACGTGGAAAGgcttcaggaaaagcagtaacTGCAGGAGTTCAGACGAAGACTCGGAAGCTACAGTATAG
- the SLC23A2 gene encoding solute carrier family 23 member 2 isoform X2 — MIYTIEDVPPWYLCIFLGLQHYLTCFSGTIAVPFLLADAMCVGFDQWATSQLIGTIFFCVGITTLLQTTFGCRLPLFQASAFAFLAPARAILSLEKWKCNNTDITVTNGTTELLHTEHIWYPRIREIQGAIIMSSLIEVVIGLLGLPGALLRYIGPLTITPTVALIGLSGFQAAGERAGKHWGIAMLTIFLVLLFSQYARNVKFPLPIYKSKKGWTAYRLQLFKMFPIILAILVSWLLCFIFTVTDVFPPDSSKYGFYARTDARRGVLLVAPWFKVPYPFQWGLPTISAAGVIGMLSAVVASIIESIGDYYACARLSCAPPPPIHAINRGIFIEGLSCVLDGVFGTGNGSTSSSPNIGVLGITKVGSRRVIQYGAAFMLLLGMVGKFSALFASLPDPVLGALFCTLFGMITAVGLSNLQFIDLNSSRNLFVLGFSIFFGLVLPSYLKQNPLVTGIAGIDQVLNVLLTTAMFVGGCVAFILDNTIPGSPEERGIRKWKKGVGKGSKSLDGMETYDLPFGMNFIKKYRCFSFLPISPTFMGYTWKGFRKSSNCRSSDEDSEATV, encoded by the exons ATGATTTACACTATCGAAGATGTTCCTCCTTGGTATCTCTGCATATTTTTGGGGTTACAG CATTACTTAACGTGTTTCAGTGGAACTATAGCAGTGCCCTTTTTGCTAGCTGATGCCATGTGTGTTGGATTTGACCAGTGGGCTACCAGCCAGTTGATTGGGaccattttcttctgtgtggGCATCACTACGTTGTTACAAACAACTTTTGGGTGCAG GTTACCCTTGTTTCAAGCGAGTGCTTTTGCATTCCTAGCACCTGCTAGAGCGATACTGTCCTTGGAGAAGTGGAAATGTAATAATACAG atATAACAGTTACAAATGGAACGACAGAACTGCTTCACACTGAGCACATCTGGTATCCCAGAATACGAGAG ATCCAAGGTGCTATCATCATGTCCTCCTTGATAGAAGTGGTGATCGGTCTGCTTGGCCTTCCCGGCGCCCTGCTGCGATACATCGGGCCTCTGACTATCACGCCGACTGTCGCTCTCATCGGCCTCTCCGGTTTCCAGGCAGCGGGGGAAAGAGCAGGCAAACACTGGGGTATCGCTATGTT gACTATTTTCCTAGTATTGTTGTTTTCTCAGTATGCCAGAAATGTCAAATTTCCTTTACCAATTTACAAATCCAAGAAAGGATGGACAGCATACAGGCTGcagcttttcaaaatgtttcct ATTATTTTAGCTATTTTGGTGTCATGGTTGCTCTGCTTCATCTTCACGGTGACGGATGTCTTTCCCCCTGACAGTTCGAAGTATGGCTTCTACGCTCGCACAGACGCCCGCCGAGGAGTGCTCTTGGTAGCTCCGTGGTTCAAGGTTCCTTATCCTT ttCAGTGGGGACTGCCAACAATTTCGGCTGCTGGAGTAATCGGGATGCTTAGCGCGGTTGTTGCTAGCATTATTGAATCAATAGGGGATTACTATGCCTGTGCCAGGTTGTCttgtgctcctcctcctcctattcATGCAATAAATAG AGGGATTTTCATTGAGGGTCTTTCCTGTGTTTTGGACGGAGTATTTGGGACGGGGAACGGATCCACTTCTTCCAGCCCTAACATTGGTGTCTTGGGCATCACGAAG GTTGGAAGTCGGAGGGTTATTCAGTATGGTGCAGCCTTCATGCTCTTGCTTGGAATGGTCGGCAAGTTCAGCGCTCTCTTTGCATCGCTGCCGGACCCCGTGCTTGGTGCCCTCTTCTGCACTCTCTTTG gaaTGATTACAGCTGTGGGTCTGTCTAATCTCCAGTTCATAGATTTAAATTCTTCTCGTAACCTGTTTGTACTtggattttccattttctttggaCTTGTCCTTCCAAGCTATCTCAAACAAAATCCACTGGTCACAG GAATAGCGGGCATTGATCAAGTATTGAATGTTCTCCTCACTACAGCCATGTTCGTTGGTGGTTGCGTTGCGTTTATTTTGGATAATACCATTCCAG GAAGCCCTGAAGAAAGGGGAAtaaggaaatggaagaaagggGTTGGTAAAGGAAGCAAGTCGCTGGATGGCATGGAAACGTACGATTTGCCCTTTGGCATGAACTTTATCAAAAAATACAGGTGTTTCAGCTTCCTGCCAATCAGCCCTACCTTTATGGGCTACACGTGGAAAGgcttcaggaaaagcagtaacTGCAGGAGTTCAGACGAAGACTCGGAAGCTACAGTATAG